A region from the Ammospiza nelsoni isolate bAmmNel1 chromosome 1, bAmmNel1.pri, whole genome shotgun sequence genome encodes:
- the WIPF3 gene encoding WAS/WASL-interacting protein family member 3 isoform X1: MPVPPPPPPPPPPPPPPPPSAGPPPPPPPPLVRLTFHFCASSEIPKLRKDEQKARNALLADIQQGTRLRKVTQINDRSAPQIEKPKGANRDGGNPAVDKGGSQQPLGGLFAGGFPVLRPAGQRDMTAGKLSGGRAASPRPSAPPSSGAAKASSTPSQPAEVPRAAVPPEPAGTSRAAAGAGPGRPGLPAPPPPPPASSKPSLTFPPPPPVPPPADRPAKGVTPGAAPPAPLPPPQADKPAKPQAGAPPPPPPLPPPPPLPPVPPCGLPARAAEASAAAAPAEGRDCPPPALPPPPPPPPPHGHPPPANRLSFPPSPAFSGADVPPPLPPKSPHLLSQFHKPSNIQSLPLPPTPGPPQPAAVGEIRKKRPGRGAGTGAGKLVTPPQPPARSPTTELTSKSGVSTWATAHDPYTPLKNGNMHIIDDFESKFTFHSVEDFPPPDEFKPFHKTYPSKIPRDPSKNPPLRTHVR, from the exons ATGCCTGTGCCACCACCGCCGCCgccacctcctcctccaccaCCTCCACCACCACCTTCTGCAGGGCCCcctccaccaccaccaccaccactggTAAGATtgacttttcatttctgt GCAAGCTCAGAGATACCAAAATTGCGAAAGGACGAGCAGAAAGCACGGAATGCGCTCTTGGCCGATATCCAGCAGGGAACTCGCCTAAGGAAAGTGACCCAAATCAACGACCGCAGTGCGCCACAGATTGAAA AACCCAAAGGAGCTAACAGAGATGGAGGTAACCCAGCTGTTGATAAAGGTggctctcagcagcctctgggagGTTTATTTGCTGGTGGCTTTCCTGTTCTCAGACCAGCAGGCCAGAGGGACATGACAG CAGGGAAGCTCTCCGGAGGCCGAGCAGCATCGCCCAGACCCTCCGCACCGCCGAGCAGCGGCGCCGCCAAGGCGAGCAGCACCCCCTCGCAGCCGGCCGAGGTTCCAAGGGCAGCTGTCCCACCGGAGCCTGCCGGCACCTCCCGAGCCGCAGCGGGAGCGGGTCCCGGGCGGCCCGGCCTGCCCGCGCCCCCTCCGCCGCCCCCCGCTTCCAGCAAGCCTTCCCTcaccttccctcctcctccccctgtgccccctccgGCCGATCGCCCCGCCAAGGGAGTGACCCCCGGCGCTgctcccccggccccgctccctccccCTCAGGCTGACAAACCCGCCAAGCCTCAAGCAGGCGctccgcccccgccgccccctcttcctcctccccccccgctgccccccgtgcccccctgCGGGCTGCCGGCCAGGGCCGCCGAGGCGTCTGCGGCCGCCGCTCCGGCTGAGGGAAGGGACTGTCCCCCTCCCGCGCTgccgcccccgccgcctccTCCGCCGCCACACGGGCACCCCCCGCCCGCGAACAGgctctcctttcctccctccccgGCCTTCAGCGGTGCCGACGTGCCCCCTCCGCTGCCCCCCAAGTCTCCCCACCTGCTGTCACAGTTCCATAAGCCGAGCAACATCCAGTCGCTGCCGCTGCCACCCACCCCCGGCCCTCCTCAGCCCGCAGCCGTGGGGGAGATCAGGAAGAAGAGACCCGGCCGAGGCGCAG gaaccGGTGCTGGGAAGCTGGTCACACCTCCACAGCCACCTGCAAGATCCCCAACAACTGAACTTACAAGCAAGTCTGGAGTCTCAACCTGGGCTACAGCTCATGACCCCTACACACcacttaaaaatggaaatatgcACATCATTG ATGACTTTGAATCAAAATTTACTTTCCATTCTGTGGAAGATTTCCCCCCACCTGATGAATTCAAACCATTTCACAAAACATATCCCAGCAAGATACCCAGAG ATCCCTCTAAAAATCCTCCATTAAGAACACACGTGAGATGA
- the WIPF3 gene encoding WAS/WASL-interacting protein family member 3 isoform X2 produces the protein MPVPPPPPPPPPPPPPPPPSAGPPPPPPPPLVRLTFHFCASSEIPKLRKDEQKARNALLADIQQGTRLRKVTQINDRSAPQIEKPKGANRDGGNPAVDKGGSQQPLGGLFAGGFPVLRPAGQRDMTGKLSGGRAASPRPSAPPSSGAAKASSTPSQPAEVPRAAVPPEPAGTSRAAAGAGPGRPGLPAPPPPPPASSKPSLTFPPPPPVPPPADRPAKGVTPGAAPPAPLPPPQADKPAKPQAGAPPPPPPLPPPPPLPPVPPCGLPARAAEASAAAAPAEGRDCPPPALPPPPPPPPPHGHPPPANRLSFPPSPAFSGADVPPPLPPKSPHLLSQFHKPSNIQSLPLPPTPGPPQPAAVGEIRKKRPGRGAGTGAGKLVTPPQPPARSPTTELTSKSGVSTWATAHDPYTPLKNGNMHIIDDFESKFTFHSVEDFPPPDEFKPFHKTYPSKIPRDPSKNPPLRTHVR, from the exons ATGCCTGTGCCACCACCGCCGCCgccacctcctcctccaccaCCTCCACCACCACCTTCTGCAGGGCCCcctccaccaccaccaccaccactggTAAGATtgacttttcatttctgt GCAAGCTCAGAGATACCAAAATTGCGAAAGGACGAGCAGAAAGCACGGAATGCGCTCTTGGCCGATATCCAGCAGGGAACTCGCCTAAGGAAAGTGACCCAAATCAACGACCGCAGTGCGCCACAGATTGAAA AACCCAAAGGAGCTAACAGAGATGGAGGTAACCCAGCTGTTGATAAAGGTggctctcagcagcctctgggagGTTTATTTGCTGGTGGCTTTCCTGTTCTCAGACCAGCAGGCCAGAGGGACATGACAG GGAAGCTCTCCGGAGGCCGAGCAGCATCGCCCAGACCCTCCGCACCGCCGAGCAGCGGCGCCGCCAAGGCGAGCAGCACCCCCTCGCAGCCGGCCGAGGTTCCAAGGGCAGCTGTCCCACCGGAGCCTGCCGGCACCTCCCGAGCCGCAGCGGGAGCGGGTCCCGGGCGGCCCGGCCTGCCCGCGCCCCCTCCGCCGCCCCCCGCTTCCAGCAAGCCTTCCCTcaccttccctcctcctccccctgtgccccctccgGCCGATCGCCCCGCCAAGGGAGTGACCCCCGGCGCTgctcccccggccccgctccctccccCTCAGGCTGACAAACCCGCCAAGCCTCAAGCAGGCGctccgcccccgccgccccctcttcctcctccccccccgctgccccccgtgcccccctgCGGGCTGCCGGCCAGGGCCGCCGAGGCGTCTGCGGCCGCCGCTCCGGCTGAGGGAAGGGACTGTCCCCCTCCCGCGCTgccgcccccgccgcctccTCCGCCGCCACACGGGCACCCCCCGCCCGCGAACAGgctctcctttcctccctccccgGCCTTCAGCGGTGCCGACGTGCCCCCTCCGCTGCCCCCCAAGTCTCCCCACCTGCTGTCACAGTTCCATAAGCCGAGCAACATCCAGTCGCTGCCGCTGCCACCCACCCCCGGCCCTCCTCAGCCCGCAGCCGTGGGGGAGATCAGGAAGAAGAGACCCGGCCGAGGCGCAG gaaccGGTGCTGGGAAGCTGGTCACACCTCCACAGCCACCTGCAAGATCCCCAACAACTGAACTTACAAGCAAGTCTGGAGTCTCAACCTGGGCTACAGCTCATGACCCCTACACACcacttaaaaatggaaatatgcACATCATTG ATGACTTTGAATCAAAATTTACTTTCCATTCTGTGGAAGATTTCCCCCCACCTGATGAATTCAAACCATTTCACAAAACATATCCCAGCAAGATACCCAGAG ATCCCTCTAAAAATCCTCCATTAAGAACACACGTGAGATGA
- the WIPF3 gene encoding WAS/WASL-interacting protein family member 3 isoform X3, translated as MVFPFFTASSEIPKLRKDEQKARNALLADIQQGTRLRKVTQINDRSAPQIEKPKGANRDGGNPAVDKGGSQQPLGGLFAGGFPVLRPAGQRDMTAGKLSGGRAASPRPSAPPSSGAAKASSTPSQPAEVPRAAVPPEPAGTSRAAAGAGPGRPGLPAPPPPPPASSKPSLTFPPPPPVPPPADRPAKGVTPGAAPPAPLPPPQADKPAKPQAGAPPPPPPLPPPPPLPPVPPCGLPARAAEASAAAAPAEGRDCPPPALPPPPPPPPPHGHPPPANRLSFPPSPAFSGADVPPPLPPKSPHLLSQFHKPSNIQSLPLPPTPGPPQPAAVGEIRKKRPGRGAGTGAGKLVTPPQPPARSPTTELTSKSGVSTWATAHDPYTPLKNGNMHIIDDFESKFTFHSVEDFPPPDEFKPFHKTYPSKIPRDPSKNPPLRTHVR; from the exons ATggtatttccatttttcaca GCAAGCTCAGAGATACCAAAATTGCGAAAGGACGAGCAGAAAGCACGGAATGCGCTCTTGGCCGATATCCAGCAGGGAACTCGCCTAAGGAAAGTGACCCAAATCAACGACCGCAGTGCGCCACAGATTGAAA AACCCAAAGGAGCTAACAGAGATGGAGGTAACCCAGCTGTTGATAAAGGTggctctcagcagcctctgggagGTTTATTTGCTGGTGGCTTTCCTGTTCTCAGACCAGCAGGCCAGAGGGACATGACAG CAGGGAAGCTCTCCGGAGGCCGAGCAGCATCGCCCAGACCCTCCGCACCGCCGAGCAGCGGCGCCGCCAAGGCGAGCAGCACCCCCTCGCAGCCGGCCGAGGTTCCAAGGGCAGCTGTCCCACCGGAGCCTGCCGGCACCTCCCGAGCCGCAGCGGGAGCGGGTCCCGGGCGGCCCGGCCTGCCCGCGCCCCCTCCGCCGCCCCCCGCTTCCAGCAAGCCTTCCCTcaccttccctcctcctccccctgtgccccctccgGCCGATCGCCCCGCCAAGGGAGTGACCCCCGGCGCTgctcccccggccccgctccctccccCTCAGGCTGACAAACCCGCCAAGCCTCAAGCAGGCGctccgcccccgccgccccctcttcctcctccccccccgctgccccccgtgcccccctgCGGGCTGCCGGCCAGGGCCGCCGAGGCGTCTGCGGCCGCCGCTCCGGCTGAGGGAAGGGACTGTCCCCCTCCCGCGCTgccgcccccgccgcctccTCCGCCGCCACACGGGCACCCCCCGCCCGCGAACAGgctctcctttcctccctccccgGCCTTCAGCGGTGCCGACGTGCCCCCTCCGCTGCCCCCCAAGTCTCCCCACCTGCTGTCACAGTTCCATAAGCCGAGCAACATCCAGTCGCTGCCGCTGCCACCCACCCCCGGCCCTCCTCAGCCCGCAGCCGTGGGGGAGATCAGGAAGAAGAGACCCGGCCGAGGCGCAG gaaccGGTGCTGGGAAGCTGGTCACACCTCCACAGCCACCTGCAAGATCCCCAACAACTGAACTTACAAGCAAGTCTGGAGTCTCAACCTGGGCTACAGCTCATGACCCCTACACACcacttaaaaatggaaatatgcACATCATTG ATGACTTTGAATCAAAATTTACTTTCCATTCTGTGGAAGATTTCCCCCCACCTGATGAATTCAAACCATTTCACAAAACATATCCCAGCAAGATACCCAGAG ATCCCTCTAAAAATCCTCCATTAAGAACACACGTGAGATGA